The genomic window atgtaaacggaacaatactacattgtcctaaaggttagacacgtttcctcaatttagaagttttattttgacttttaaatatttttttaatttggaaaaaaaaaatccgcgatgtagtgaagccgcgatgaacgaaacgcgaagtagcgagggatcactgtattataTACTTGGCATCTTTTTAATCATTCAAATTTGGTAGGCTTGGtaacaacagttttttttttgttttgtttttgtggcgtgtcaaatttaaaatacatttttattcacTTTACAGGGATTTTAACATCAGTGGGCGCATGCAGCCAGCCAGCGTTATCCTTCTGGTAAatttgacatcatcatcatcatcatcatcatcatcatcatcatcatcatcatcacgctCTTGTAAATGACTCCTCCCTCTCTGGTTGCCAACCTCTAAACCACACCCACTGTTTTCCACGGGTcaatcacgcacacacatacgcacttgTGTAATATAAAAAGATAGTCTGCCTGGTGGCACGTAATCTGCAATGCTTCACTCCGTCACCCGACGCAATGAGTTGCATGGAAGTTTTCACATTTCTCACACATTAGTGTGATAGTCGCCGGTTGCAGCAGCTGTTTAGCTCCTTGAGCCGTCTGATGCCTATTTCCATTTCCCACGACACGTCTTGGCATCACTGCGACGTTTTGACTGAGATTAAATCAGATTAAGAGAAAAGTAAACACACGGCAGTTCTCTCACTCCCACAGCGTTCACtcggaacaaaaacaaactatcGTTTTTCAGTGTATACGTTGCATTGAATGTTAAAATATGTATTTGGGTTGTTTTAATATTATATGGTGAATGACTTCTTCATAAAAGATCATGTACTAGTTGAATGAATCGGGATCGTGTGTCAAGGTCATGGGCAGCGGCGTGCGCACGTCCCCGGGGGACGTAGCGCCTCGGGAGCGCGCGCGCCAACGCACGAGGACAGTTGACGACGTGCGCGCGGATCCAGCAAGCTTTGTCAAACTCTTATATTGCGCAAAGATTGTCACATGAAGTTGTCTAAGGAGACTTTTGGTGAGTGAAAGTTCATTTTGTCAAAATGTATCGCTTCTTGTTACCTTAGTGCAGTGTTGAAATTGCAATGTTTGTTGGTTAGTTGTTGTCTTGCTGTGAAAGAATGATGTAATTGAAAATCGAATAAGCAGCTTTAATGAACTCACTGTGGGCTGACACGCTCGCCAGTTTTTACTGTGATTGACAAAAATTGTTTTCAAACTGAAATTGTttttaactagagaaaaaaagcACCAATTTTCTAATGCAGCTAATAAGACTTTTCCAATTTAGATTTTACGCTGAACTTTATATTCATTGTCTTTTGTAGATGTTATGCTGTTTTATTTAATACTCTGTGATTGCTgccttctttttattatttttgatgatcattttatcattttaattttattaatattatttatgttttatttttatttttcgagGTGATTATTTATTGTTGACTTTTGAATATTGTCTTAATTATAAACATTCAGCATTTTAGCTCCCACCCAGATTAACATTTTGCCACACGatgacctccattttttttttttgcacgcgtTCGGGTAAAGAGTTTCAATTAGATGGAATGAGGCTGACTGCCAAGCCAAGTGCACACATATGCTCGTTATCGGCCGCTAAATAAGGGCTCACGTTGTTGGACCGGATGCAACCTCCATCAGAAAATGTTCTCTTATTGATCACACTGTCCCAAGATAAAAGGACATTCAATTGTTGCGATGCTTTAAAATGCAATTACCTATCTCACACATGCTATTTACTTTTAAAGTTGTATCTAAATATTTTTGTAAAGGTGATTATTTTTCTCCAAGCTCTAGAAAATAGCTAGAGCTGCAGTGAGAGAGAGCTCGAATCTGTGGCCTGGTTTCTAACTACCACTGATCAATCACAAAGTATCGACGTGTGCATATTTGCATTGTTGTGGCTCGGCTCGGTTTGATGTGGAAAAATACAATCACACTAAAATCATAACAATCCCTTGTTGTCGTAATCTGTCCACATAGCACCTGAATAATATCTGATCATCTGGAGGATTTAAAGGCACAAAAGGTCCCTAAAGTCAAGGTTTTCATCAAACAGTGATGGATTTTGCTATATGACACTTCAACTGTTTTAAATTTCCTTCCCGGGTTCTGTCGCTCTGCTATGCGCCAGAAGTAGTTTGCGCTAAACTGGCTTTTGTAACAGCCTTAACATCCGTCAGGCATTTTAACGAGTGCGAACTGACATTTCTTCAGTGACGGGATTTGTGCGTGACCACCAGGTTCACAAACCACTTGACATTGATAAGAGAAAGCCGTTAGCTTCCAAACACACGCGCTCGTACTTGTTTAATCACCTCCTCGAGGTGGCTGTCATCGGTCGTTCAGCCACACTCAGGAGGTGCCATAATGGAGATAAAGGACAAATGTTGGTTGGGCACAATTCTGAGGTCGTCAAGGTCAGGAATTGCTGCCGGGCCTTTCGTCAAGCAAAGAAATGCAAACTAATGGTCACGTCATGTCGAATGATTATCCATGATTTTATTTGAATCACTTCCCAGGGTCCAAGACAATAACAAACATCTATGGGATGTTCCTGAGATAGGACTGATTGTAaaaacaaggggaaaaaaaacatccggacagaaaacaaaaaaacataggtaagcatcTGATTATCTTTTTTTGCAATGaccatttgaatatttttttttctcatgagtaaatgtctttttttccagGCTCGCTGGTTTGTTAAATGAGTCAAGTGAGAAAAAAGCAGACGACCGACAAGAAGTTAGCAAAGACAATCAAATCCAAATGGGAGATTCTTTTGTCTTCTGAACATTTTGCCTGAACGCATCACCAAAGATGAACCCATATGTCACTTCCCATTTCAGGAGGGatctttttcctcattttcatttattgtaGGAATCATACAGATGAATCAAATGAGTTGATTGGTTTTATCCAAAGGATTTCATCTTGTGGTCCAAATACTTACGAAAGTGATCTTGGAATGACTATGAAAGGTAAATGCaaactttttttgtaatttttcttttttattgtcaAAGGATTCCTAATTTATGCCTCTCTGCAGCGAGCCTTTGGAAAGCGGGAATCTGAGCTGCAGTGAACTTGTCAAAGCCAATCTCTCAGCCAACCTAACGCTCCATCTGTAAAAGCGTCTTCAGGTGACCTTTTGCCTTTTCATAAATCTTCCAAGCAACACGGTTAATCGCTGTGTTATTTTCCTCTCTCTGTATCTAATCAGGCTTAGGAAGGAGTGAAGGAGAGATGTCTGGTGAGGTATAGATTAATTTGTatcacttaatttttttttattttggtataATGTCATCATCTTCAGTAAATTCAAAATGACAGTCAGGCAGATATGGAGACTCTGGAAAGTTGTTAAAGATGAGGGAACAAGAAAGTTGCCTATCAAGTATCTTCTCGTTGGTCTCTCTTCCTGACGTGGTTTTTGATTTCTAAAaacagcaatgttttttttttgttttgccatgCCACAACCTGAACCTGAAGAACTGTATCGTAAGAAAGCGCATGTTTTTATCTTTTCAACCGCATGTACATATGTGCCCGTGTCCCAAGTTTGCGCCTGTCCCCAACTTTGTCAAAACGCTGCCTGAAATTGTCTTCTGTTGTACTTTTTGAAAtcgaacaacccccccccccccccctgcatgcTTTTTGTTTTCCCTCCCTTGCAAGTTGATTCTGAGCAACAGATATAAGGCGAGGTAACCCTGCCGTCCTTTTTGGTTTGCTTCGATGTATGGACAGTGTTCTTCCATGGACACACTCGGAGATGGACTCGATGAAAGTGAATTTGCTCTGAGATCCATCAACGAAAGGATCGTTCTTGGAAACCCGCAACATGGAACCGATCAATGACTTTGAAGGGGATTCTTGACGGGTATGGATTCTGATGATTTTGTTTCGAGGATGCACCGAAGACTCCTACCGTCGTTACTCCATCTCGCAACTTGACCGTGTGACAAAGTGAGAATTGAGAGCACGCGATGGGCGCGGCACGTGTGAAACGGCGCTTTAGTGCTGTGGTGGTGGATGGGCCGCTCGAGGAGGAGGAAGTCATGAGGCTGGCACAGAGCGCAGACGACATGgctcgggcaggcgggagcccGATTGGGTCGGGAAGCCCGAGCGGCCCGTCCCCGACCCACGTCGTCAACGGCATCGCATTGCCTCTTGACTGCAATGCACGGTGTGCCACCGGAGAGTCGATGGGAGGAGAAGGCGGGGAAAGAACGGAGGCCATGTGCTCAGGAAGTAGTGTAGGAGGAAGAGGGGAAGGCCCGTCCGGCTCGGACCGGGACTCCCTTTCTTCCCCCTCCACCGCAAGCCGCCGGCGCGCCAAGCGGGCTGGCCGCGGGCCCCGAAAGCGCTTTGTGGGCAAGGACGGCCGCTGCAACGTTACCTTTGTCAACATGAGCGAGAGGGGCCAGCGCTATCTCAGtgacctcttcaccacctgtGTGGACATCCGCTGGCGCTGGATGCTGGTCATCTTCACTCtctccttcctcctctcctGGCTACTCTTTGGATGTGCTTTCTGGCTCATTGCCTCCGCGCACGGGGACCTCTCCGTCCGCCTCGTTCCCGGCACCTCTGCGTCGGGAGAGACCGACAGAGAGGCGgcagcggaggaggaggagccctGCTTCCTCCAAGTGAACAGCTTCATGGCGGCCTTTCTCTTCTCGCTGGAGACGCAAACGTCCATCGGTTACGGATTCCGAAGCGTGACCGAGCGATGCCCcctggcggtggcggcggtcGTCTTGCAGTGCATCGTGGGCTGCATCATTGACGCCTTCATCATCGGGGCGGTCATGGCAAAGATGGCCAAGCCCAAGAAGCGCAACCAAACTCTGGTCTTCTCTCAAACTGCCGTGGTGGCCCTCAGGGACGGCAAACTCTGCATGATGTGGCGAGTCGGAAACCTGCGCAAGAGTCACCTGGTCGAGGCTCACGTCCGAGCGCAGCTTTTAAAGGTAAGTTATTGGATGGAGAACATTGCCAATGGAAAAATCCAAAATCGTATCAACACCTTAGTTGCTGCTGCGAATGATTGCGGTCCAGTTAAAAGATAAACAAACAGGGTGCCGAGACCATCTGGCCTCGACATATTCTGTGGTCTGGAGTTAATGAGAGCTTGTTTTATTCTCCCTCGGGGGTTAGGAAGATTTACCCTGGATTAACTTGCCCACTCTTACTTCACCGTTTCCCTTTGTCATCTCGTTTTTCCTCCACGTAAAGAATACCGACATTGTCGTTCTGATATTTGAACAAACCCCTTCGTGAACCTCGAGAAGTCTTGCGTGCGAGTGGTGATGCTGTCAAATTTATCctcggggggaggggggaatcTGTGAAGGTGATCTCGCTTAATAACAGAGCAAAGAGTAAAGGGCAGATGGGATTAGttttttccaaatgaaaaaaaaaattgtaaatgcTGCGAGTGGGTATGATTGAACCGCAATGTCAGTCGATGTTCAACACTAGTCACTGGGCCCTGTTTTAGCCACGCCCCCAAAATATCCCAGGTACATAGTAGTTCTCATGATTTCAcggttgttgtttgtttttttctatcaACAGTCAAGGGTGACAGAAGAAGGCGAGTTCCTTCCGCTGGACAACTTGGACATCAACGTTGGATTTGACACCGGCACCGACCGCATTTTCTTGGTCTCACCGGTCACGATCGTCCACGAGATCAACGACGAGTCGCCTTTCTTCGAGATGGACCGCGAGACCCTGGAAAATGACACCGAACTGGAGGTGGTGGTGATCCTGGAGGGCATGGTGGAGGCCACAGCGATGACCACGCAATGCCGCAGCTCCTATCTGGCAACGGAAATCCAGTGGGGATATCGTTTTGAACCTGTGCTCTTTGAGAAGAAGGACTGCTATGAGGTACGGACCACACCACCTCTATAACAATTAGGAGAGCGAAAATGATGGGCATTAATTATATGCAGAGTCCCTACTTCCCACAAATGGCAGGAGTCAATTGTatagattctttatcctctgcgaaaAAACTTAAATATTAGCGCATCTTACTGAGACAGTTGTGACATGACTGTcattattatactgcccccaggtggccaaggcgTGTACACTTTAAGGAGCAGTACAATgtattgaagcaataaaattttgttttaaaaaaaatatgctgtTCTTTCCCTTTTCCCAGGTAGACTACTCATTCTTCCATCGGACGTACGAAATCCCAAACACGCCCTTGTGTAGCGCTAAAGAGCTCGCAGAGCTTAAATACATAAAGAGCACTCGCTCTTCTTTCTGCTATGAGAACGAAGTGGCTCTTCAGCTCATTTCTCCTGACGATGAACCCGACCAAGACTCGGTGTTCCCTGCCGCATCAAACAGGAGACTTTCGGACCACCTTCACTACAACTGAGAGACCAGAAACGAGAAACGGGTTCGGAGTGAGTCCAAGATGTGACCTTGTTGGCTGATTGGTCCTGGCAAtcttttaaaataattgaaaacTTGAGTCTGCGACGTCCCAATCTGGCCCATCACCACTGCAGCACACCTATCATGGACGGGATGAGCAACTGCGCCCCACGCTGGCCGTCACTTGCAACTGCATTTCCAGTGGAACGTTTCATCCTCGCAGATACACTTCAGGAATGTATCTGTCTCAGTATTATGCTGatttatcatcattattttcaTATGGTAAGTATGAATGATCTATTTCTAGACATAGATTACATGGAGAAACAAACTAGCAGCGGTTTTGTGCGTTTCCATGTAATTACTGTCTGCTGTTTTTATTCAATGCAGAAATGTGACATTATTgtggcttttatttttattttcattattttacaagACGGTGAACCCCTTTTTGTTGCGGGGGTATGTTCCACTACCAATCCACGATAGATaaaaatgaaaccaaatttgttACATTAAATCTATACTCTACAATTGTAACAAAAGAACACACAATCGATTCTTTCACTTCTTTTTGCTTTGTAAAGAATCTGCAGTGTAACCGGGGTTCACTGTTCCGTAAATTCTTGCACAAAAGCACAACGTTAGTTTTGAGCGAGGAGGAATATTAACCCTGAAAGTGTCTTGTTATGTATAAAGTATATTTTCCTACTCTGAGGTGAGGTGGACTTGCCGTGTTGATTTGCCTTGCTTGGTCGGAGCAGGATTGAACTGATGTACTAAACTAAATTATGTTAATCTATACTCCATTTTCTTTCTGATATGTTACACGCGGTTCATATGCCGTGACGATTTGTGTCGGGGTGGTGCCTTTGACCGACATTTGAAGCGCCACTGAGAGCTGCAGCAGTCAcgtttcttaaaaaaaactttgaaagCAAACCATTTTGGGCGGACATTGTTTATTGTGTTAAGTCCAACAACGAATAAAGTGAATATGCGCTTCATGCAACAAGATGGCACCAAATCACTGCTTTTGGCTGAATTGAACTCTTCAACATATTTCAATGTAGTTCTTCGGcagaaaagaaatgaaacagTTTGTGCATTATGATTAATTCACGCGTGGCTGCTTGTGATGTGCGCACTTTGGCCACTAGAGAGCAGTATAATACAAAAACTACACGGATTGTACGCTTATCCAAAATCTCAGTAAACTGCTGTAATACAGATTTTTTCTTTACggatgataaagaatatattccTGTGTGCGTTATTGAATTGTCAAATGGGGAGGATAAATCTGCAAATTTGAGTGCAGCACTGTATTTTACTCAATAGTAACTAAAGCAGTTTATTCAATTGTCACTTTTCACTGTTTACCTGTCGAATAAACAACCTCCTTCCATTTTCATTTTAGGAATATATGGAAGATTAATATCAGTGATGAAGCTCTTGCCTCTGTCCTGCTGTTACCGCAGTAGAGGTTTTGTAACCTATGTGTTTGAATGTTGTCAATTGTTGTGTCTTCCCATAAACGTCCACCCTCAAGTTCTATTTATAGGCTGCACGGTGGGTTACGGGGCCTCCCTTCACTTCTGTGAAATGTAACTTGAACTTTAGAGCACCATCACTTTAGCACTTTTCTTTTCAACATTGCAGAAAAATAGTGACGTGTACTTTTCAAATCATGTCACCGCTTCCACTCTatgaccaggggtgggcaaacgtgTGCTCAAGGTCCtcataattattttttaaattgacagatGGTCCAAGTCATTCATAGgttttaaaagaaataaacatATGGTGGAATGCGTTTGTGAaatatatttgtttcttttaatgTTATGAGCCAAGAAAGAAGCATACTTTTCCCACCCCTGATTTTATTCCTAAAACTTACATATTTGTGGATTTATATGattgtaaaattgtattttcattttacatttaGAGCTGCTTTTGAAATATGGGGCTTCCAAATGGAACCGACTGTATGTGAGCAAATAAATCAAGGTCGAATGGCTTATTTTGAGTTATTCCAACTGACACAAATGGCTCATCATTATGTTTTGCTTTGCGGCACCCCAGGCAAACAATTCATACAGCGCTGTGAGAAAATGCCTTTCACAAACCCAGTGGGGGAGGTTTGCTTGCTAGTCTGCCCCTTTTCGAGTCTTGTATTCTGTATACAAAGTCTATTTTAATATAATGGAGTAGAAAATACAGGGATTTATTCAAATGACgtggaaaaatacaaaaacaaaaataaacgcaTCCACACATTCATAAATaggtaaataagtaaatgaatAGATAAATACACACAAAGAATATGAATATCaaaattttgtatttgtaattCGTTACAGTCAAAAAATCATGCTCGTCAGGGATATTCATTAAGCTTTGGGCTGGTCGATCTGATTTGCGGACCTGGAGTCAGTTTCGCAACCGTGTACGTGTGCTAAGCATGAAACACAAACCGATCCTAGATCAGCGCGAAGTTTTCCCTTCTCCACAGCCGCGTCGTTACAAACAAAGGGCGCGCAAAGGTTCGCGAGGCTGACGCACAGGCACCTGCCACAGCGCTCCGGTTGGCTGTCTCGCCCGTCCATTTTCACTTAAGTCCCGCCCTATACCTGTCATCATTGGTCAGCAGCGTCATCGCTTTGACGCCATTCGTCACCGCTTCCGTGTCGTGCCCGTCAAGGGGCGGACGGCTCTCGCCAAGTCGTCAGGGTGGGTTCACGGCGCCCTTTGTAGCTTTCCATTGGCGGATCTCCCGGACTGGGCCCGAATTTTACCTTCTGATTGGTGTTCGGACAGGAAGCGCGGCTGTGGGGCTGAAGCCCGACGCTTTGCCCTTACTTCTCTCTCTACTTTATTCCCAAGcaggacgtgtgtgtgtggtgaatgTGCGGCTCCACTGGGCTTGAACGGTGCGATGATAAAAGACGCCTCTGCGGTAGGCTACACACCTATCCCAGAGCCAAATAGCCAAGAAACATCCTGAGGCCGTTCCTCCGTATCCCCGTAAGCGTTTGGAGCGTAACCTGAAGGTAAGAGCCTTGCGCTGGAGTGTAATTCAAGCTTTTGAAAAGGAGCCGGTGTGAGAGCCTTGAACGCCTCATATTTGCGTCTTGTAGCCGGCTAACGCTAGTTGAAGGTGGCGTAAGAATGAACGTTGGTGGTGAGGCGTTCACGGGGATTTTTACCTTTTGTTAAAACAAAGACGTACCTCAAAATGGCTTTTCCCAAAGGGGGAGCCACCGGCTGACTATGACCAGTGCATTACGCATTGCAACCGTTGGGACTGGTGGCCAATTGATGCGCTATTAACGTTCATAACGAGAGAATGAGGAGGGGGGAAAATGAATTGTACTGCTGAATGTCATCTTGGCTTCCTCATGTCAGTTGGGAAAATGGCCTTGCTCATCCTTGTAATCGATCACCGAGGTGTGGTTTTGAGTGGGGGACATTTTCGAGGGTCCCCCAGCACCACTGCAGAGGTGtgctgtccgtctgtccgtgtAATAATTGCTTCATTACaacctcttttttttaaccttggTGATAAAAATGCCTCATCATGCACCTGAAAGCCAAGAAGAGAAAGGCGTGTCCGTCTCCAATCCCTTACTGATTAAAATTTAATTCCCGTCTTTCATTGACTATCTAgggttgaaaataaataaatcattttagtTTAATCCAGAAGACTCCATAAGTGAAGTGTCAACCAAAAAGATGTCACGTGGTCAATTAAATTGCTTTTACTTTTCACACCTAATTGATTTCTTCTTCCCTTGATTCCTTTCTACCCTTATGACCCagcttgttttttatttgccatccttccttccttccgtccttCCTTCCACTCTTTGCTTCCTACAATGGGATTTGAATCCAGACCtacaactgtgaggcagatgttctAACAACGCAACAATTACTTTTGATTTCCTTTCTATCTGGAAAAATCATGCCCCCTCCCCATTGTGGGTGACCTCACAGTTTAGCTTGTTGTCATCAAGCTGCAGCGTTCAGGATGTTGCTATGGAGGGAAGCTGTTGGCttttctgtgtgcgtgtgtgtgcgtgcgcgtcccTGAGACTGTGCAATTGTGTCTGTGTAGGAACAGGACTAACAAGACGGAATTGTGTACAAATGAGTCCACGTCGCCCACACTCACCGGGCTCACAAGAGGTTGCACATAACAAAGTGTTTATGATGTCAACTTTATGGAAATTAATGCATTCCACCATTTCATCATTTCCATTGTTGAGACACTTTTGAAGCAAAACCGACCAGGCTGATCATTCGTTACCATGAAACGCAGTAATCCATAccgaaaaaaacccaaacactGATCTTAAATGTACAAAAAGCGGTAGTACTagtaaaaaaaccaaaaatgtcagTTCAGGGGAAACCTGTCTTGAGACATTAATTCCAAAGTTACCAAAATTCCTTGGCAGTCATTGCTCAGTCTTGTACCTAATATTCTCCCAGATAAGTTGGCTTCATATAAGGATTTTAAGaagaatattttttaaaacacacCTTTTCAAACCAACCCCAAGTTATTTCATTGCCAGTGTCAGACTGGCTGGCTTGGGTGGTGGTGGCTCAATTGTCTATTCCACACCCTGTCTTATTGTAACAGGTATGGTGGTGACGGGGTTGCAAACTCTCTGCCCTGTCATCAACAAACAttgcaagagagaaaaaaaagaagcttgagTACGACGCACGGCAGGAATCAGGCCTGATGACATACCTGCCATGGCTCAGAGACACCTAAtagttcacacaaacacacacactgtaagGCGGTTCCATAGTCTGCATTTCTAATCAGCACGCACGGCTAATCAGCGAAAAGTATGCATTCTCGCGGTCGCTCGCTCAACAAAATGTAGGACTTTGCGCACACATCACAAGTAGCTCATTTGAATATGAGCGACTCTGCGGACTAAGCTCGCCGCGCATAACATGACATTTGAAAGTCTCATGACTGTACACAAAGCACGTCATCATAGAACATCAACAAAGTAACTGAATTATCATAGGTGTCCTCGCAtttatcttgtttttgttttgcaacatCTCAAGGCTCAATGAAGTACAGCGGTACCTCGATTTAGGAGTGGCCTGACTTCTGAGTTTTTTGAGGTACAGCCTGTAAACGAGTCTTGCATGATCATTTGGAAGTGTTATGTAAATCTAAACGTAAAGAACTACAAATTCAACCTAAGCACATTATGGGTCTGCTAGCTTAACAATGCAAAATAGCATAGACAGcattgattaaaataaaatgtatataagCGAGGGGTCCCACAAAAATAGGTACATTTGTACTGTAtgtttttggcaaaaaaaatcttcatttttttaactaataatgaaaaaaaatccgatTTAATTGGTCGATGTTAGCCCTCTTCAAATCAACAAAA from Syngnathus typhle isolate RoL2023-S1 ecotype Sweden linkage group LG10, RoL_Styp_1.0, whole genome shotgun sequence includes these protein-coding regions:
- the kcnj14 gene encoding ATP-sensitive inward rectifier potassium channel 14; translated protein: MGAARVKRRFSAVVVDGPLEEEEVMRLAQSADDMARAGGSPIGSGSPSGPSPTHVVNGIALPLDCNARCATGESMGGEGGERTEAMCSGSSVGGRGEGPSGSDRDSLSSPSTASRRRAKRAGRGPRKRFVGKDGRCNVTFVNMSERGQRYLSDLFTTCVDIRWRWMLVIFTLSFLLSWLLFGCAFWLIASAHGDLSVRLVPGTSASGETDREAAAEEEEPCFLQVNSFMAAFLFSLETQTSIGYGFRSVTERCPLAVAAVVLQCIVGCIIDAFIIGAVMAKMAKPKKRNQTLVFSQTAVVALRDGKLCMMWRVGNLRKSHLVEAHVRAQLLKSRVTEEGEFLPLDNLDINVGFDTGTDRIFLVSPVTIVHEINDESPFFEMDRETLENDTELEVVVILEGMVEATAMTTQCRSSYLATEIQWGYRFEPVLFEKKDCYEVDYSFFHRTYEIPNTPLCSAKELAELKYIKSTRSSFCYENEVALQLISPDDEPDQDSVFPAASNRRLSDHLHYN